The Desulfovibrio sp. genome segment GCTGTGGCCTATCGCCAGATGTCGCTGCTGCTCCGTCGCCCCCCGGGACGTGAAGCTTTCCCCGGCGACGTGTTCTACCTCCACTCGCGTTTGCTTGAACGCGCCGCGAAGGTGAACGACAGCTTGGGCGCTGGTTCTTTGACGGCTCTGCCCATCATTGAAACCCAGGCTGGCGACGTTTCCGCGTACATCCCCACCAACGTGATCTCGATCACCGACGGTCAGGTGTACCTGGAACCCAACCTCTTCAACGCCGGTGTGCGTCCGGCCATTAACGTGGGCCTTTCGGTTTCCCGCGTGGGTGGCGCAGCGCAGATCAAGGCCATGAAGCAGGTCGCCGGTACCATGCGTCTCGACCTTGCCCAGTATCGCGAACTTGCGGCTTTCGCCCAGTTCGGTTCCGATCTGGACAAAACCACCAAGGCCAAGCTTGACCGTGGTGCTCGTCTGGTGGAACTGCTCAAGCAGCCCCAGTACAAGCCCATGCCCTCGCATGAGCAGGTGGCTTCGATCTACGCCGCTACCCGTGGTTACATGGATGACGTACCGGTGGAACAGATCCGCAAGTTCGAAGAAGAAATGCTCACCTTTATGCGTGATACGCGTAAGGATGTGCTGACCGGCATCAAAGAAAAGAAAGTCATTGACGAGGCTGTGGAAAAAGCGCTCACCGAGGCCATTACCGCCTTCAAGCAGGGCTGGAAGGCCTAGGGGCCCCCTCCATACGGGAGATAAGCATGCCTTCACTCAAAGACGTAAAAATGAAGATCGTGGGGGTCGGTAAGACCAAGCAGATCACCAAGGCCATGAACATGGTGGCCTCGGCGAAACTGCGCGGCGCCCAGGCCCGCATCGAGCGCTTCAGGCCGTACGCGGCCAAATACCGCGACGTGCTCGCCGAACTGTCGAGCAAGGTGGAAGGAAACGCCCACCCCCTGCTCACAGAGCATGAGGAAAAGAAACACTGCGCCATTGTGCTGGTTACATCAGACCGTGGCCTGTGCGGCAGCTTTAACGGCAACATCATCGCCACCGCTCTGCGGCTGGCGAAGGAAAAAGCCGGGGCTGGAATGGAGATCAGTTTTGCCTGTGTGGGACGTAAGGGCCGCGACGCCGTTCGTTCTGCCGGGCACAAGATCTTCACTGCCTATGGCGACCGCATGGGTAGCATTGACTTCCCCTTGGCCAGCTCTGTGGCACAGGAAGTCATCCACGGCTACGAAACCTTCGCATTCGACGAAGTGTGGTTGATTTACGGCGAGTTCGTATCCATGGCCAGCCAGCCCCCTCGCACCCTTCGTCTGCTGCCGTTGCAAACGCCGTCAGCCGAAGAAGTTGCCACAGAGGCCGGCACACCCAGTTGCGAATACGTGTACGAGCCGCAGGAAGAAAAGCTGTTGGCGGAGCTCTTGCCCCGCTACGTCAAAGTGCAGGTTTACCGTGGCATGTTGGACACCTCGGCCAGCGAGCATGCAGCTCGTACAGCCGCCATGGACAACGCCACCCGTAACTGCAACGAGATGATCAACATGCTGACGCGGCTCTATAACAAGACGCGGCAGGCTTCCATCACCAGCGACCTCATCGACATCGTCGGCGGCGCTGAAGCGCTGAAGGGTTAAGGAGCCAAACATGAGCAAAAACATCGGTAAAGTCGTTCAGGTTATCGGCGCCGTGGTGGACGTAGAGTTCAGCGACGGCAACCTGCCGAGTATCTTCACCGCCCTGGAGATAACCAACCCGAACAATAGCGATGCTCCCAGCCTCATCTGTGAGGTTGCGCAGCACCTGGGCGACAACGTTGTTCGTACCATCGCCATGGACGCCACTGAAGGCCTTGTCCGCGGCATGGACGCGATCGACACCGGGAACCCCATCATGGTTCCCGTAGGCAAGGCCGCCGTTGGCCGTATCCTGAACGTCATCGGTCGCCCCGTTGACGAACTGGGCCCGGTTAACGCTGAAAAACACTATCCCATCCACCGCCCTGCTCCGGCCTTTACCGACCTGAACACCAAGGTGGAATTGCTTGAAACCGGCATCAAGGTCGTTGACCTTCTTGTTCCCTTCCCCAAGGGTGGCAAGATGGGCCTCTTCGGCGGCGCCGGCGTGGGCAAGACCGTTATTCTGATGGAGATGATCAACAACATCGCCAAGCAGCACGGCGGTTCGTCGGTTTTCGCGGGCGTCGGTGAACGTACCCGTGAAGGCAACGACTTGTACCACGAACTCAAGGATGCCGGCGTTCTGGAACGCGCCACGCTTGTTTACGGTCAGATGAACGAACCTCCGGGAGCCCGTGCTCGCGTGGCCCTTACGGCCCTTGCTTGCGCGGAATACTTCCGTGACGAAGAACACCAGGACGTGCTGCTCTTCATCGACAACATCTTCCGTTTTACACAGGCTGGTTCCGAAGTGTCCGCTCTGCTTGGCCGCATGCCCTCGGCCGTGGGTTATCAGCCCACCCTGGGTACTGACCTTGGTGCCTTGCAGGAACGCATTACCTCGACCAACAACGGTTCGATCACGTCGGTGCAGGCCGTTTACGTCCCTGCTGACGACTTGACTGACCCGGCCCCGGCCACCACGTTCTCGCACTTGGACGGCACACTCGTGCTTTCCCGTCAGATCGCGGAACTGGGCATTTACCCCGCCGTGGACCCGCTCGACTCCACCTCGCGCATCCTCGACCCCAACGTTGTGGGCGAAGATCACTACATGGTGGCCCGTCGTGTGCAGATGGTTCTTCAGAAGTACAAAGAACTTCAGGACATCATCGCCATCCTCGGCATGGACGAACTGTCTGACGAAGACAAACTGACTGTTGCGCGTGCGCGCCGCATTCAGCGCTTCCTCTCGCAGCCCTTCCACGTGGCCGAAACCTTCACCGGCACCCCTGGCCAGTATGTGAAGCTTGAAGATACCATCAAGGGCTTCAAGGGCATTCTGGACGGCGAATTCGACCACATGGCGGAAGGTGACTTCTACATGCTGGGCGGCATTGAACAGGCCGTTGCCAAGTACGAACAGCGCAAGCTGCAGGAAGAGAAGTAAGGCGTTAATCGCAACGCTTTGAGGTTCTGGGTCGCGCCATGCCGGCGCGACCCGAACCCGGCCATCTGCGTATATCAGGAGCGAAGGAGTACCTATGGGCACGCTGCAACTTGAAGTGGTTACGCCGGACAAAACCGTGGTCAGCGGCGAAGTGGAAATGGCCGTCTGCCCTGGAATCGAGGGCGAATTCGGCGTGCTGCCCAAGCACGTTTCCCTGCTTTCCGCCCTGAAGATCGGTGGCCTGCGCTACCGCACCGGTGGCAAGGATGAGCATGTTTTCATTTCTGGCGGTTTCGCCGATGTGAACAACGATGTGCTCACCGTGCTTGCCGAATCGGCAGAGCTGGCGGACAGCATCGACACCGCGCGCGCCATGGCCGCCAAGGAACGCGCTGAGAAGCGCATTGCCGGCCATGACGAAAAGGTGGACATGACCCGCGCTGAAGCTGCTCTGCAACGCGCCATAGTGCGCTTGCAGCTGGCCCAGCTTCGCTGAGCTACCAATTTTCAGATTTGTGGAGCCGCAGCCGCGTGGAACATTTCCGCGCTGTTGCGGCTTTGCTTTTGTTAGCCCGCGTTCGCAGCTTGAATATGGCGTCTTATTGCACGTTTTTTGACCAGCATCAGTATTGGCAACTACTGCCACAGATATTTGGCCGTAGCGTCTATATCCCACCAACGCAAGACCACCTGTGCTTAAAAAATTTTATTGATTTCAGACTCCCACAGGTACTCTGTCCATAGATCTTCCTGACCAGATATCTCTCGCAACAGCAAATGGACTTCCGTACGAATCTTGGGTATTGATAGAGGTTCAACGCGGAAAATTCGCCGCCAACCTATCCAGTTTCCCAGGACATGACCATGCCCAAGCAGGAAAATATCCGCAATTTTTGCATTATCGCCCACATCGACCACGGCAAATCCACCCTGGCCGACCGCATTCTTGAGCTGACGCAGGTTGTCAGCAAGCGGGAGGCGCGCCAGCAGTATCTGGACAAAATGGAGCTGGAACGGGAACGTGGCATCACCATCAAGGCCCAGACCGTGCGTATTCCCTACAAGGCCCAGAACGGGCAGGAATACGAGCTGAACCTCATCGACACCCCCGGACACGTCGACTTCAACTACGAAGTTTCGCGCTCGCTGGCCGCCTGTGAAGGCGCGCTGCTTGTGGTTGACGCCACCCAGGGCGTTGAGGCCCAGACTCTTGCCAACGTCTACCTTGCTCTGGACCACGATCACGAAATAGTGCCGGTGCTCAACAAGATTGACCTGCCCAGCGCCGAAGTCGACCGCGTAAAGGCCGAAATTGAAGAAAGCATTGGGCTGGACTGCTCTGAGGCCATGCCTGTTTCTGCCAAAACCGGCATGGGCGTGGACGCAGTGCTTGAAGCCATCGTGCACCGCCTGCCCGCGCCAAAGGGCGACGTAAACGCGCCGCTCAAAGCGCTCATTTTCGACTCTTGGTACGACAGCTATCAGGGCGTGGTGATTCTTTTCCGCATCATGGACGGTACCATCAAGCGCAACGACATGGTGCGCCTGATGAGCACGGGCAAGGAATACGAAGTGCTGCGCCTCGGTGTGTTCTCGCCCGAAGCCACAGATGTGAACACTCTGCACGCTGGCGAGGTGGGTTTTATGTGCGGCTCCATCAAGGAGCTGGGCGACGCCCGCGTGGGCGACACCATCACCCTGGCCGACAACCCCGCCTCTGAAGCCGTTCCCGGATTCACGGAAGTGAAGCCCATGGTTTTCTGCGGCCTGTACCCCACAGAGTCCGACGAGTACGAAAACCTCAAGACCGCCCTTGAAAAGCTTCAGCTCAACGACGCAGCTTTTTCGTTTGAACCCGAAACCTCGCAGGCATTGGGTTTCGGCTTCCGTTGCGGCTTTTTGGGCCTGTTGCACATGGAAATCATCCAGGAGCGGCTTGAACGTGAATTTGAGGTCAGCCTCATCGCCACAGCTCCTTCTGTGGTCTACAAGGTGGACACCAACGACGGCAAAACGCTGCAGATCGACAACCCGAGCCACCTGCCCGACCCCACCAAGATTCGCGCGCTGTACGAGCCCTACGTGAACATGGATATCCACGTACCCAACGATTATGTGGGCAATGTCATGAAGCTGTGCGAAGAAAAGCGCGGCATGCAGAAAAACCTGCACTATCTGGCTACCAACCGCGTGGTTGTGACCTATGAACTGCCCTTTGCAGAAATTGTGTACGACTTTTTCGACCGCCTCAAGTCTGCCACGCGCGGCTATGCTTCCATGGACTACCATCCGCTGGATTACCGCGAATCAGACCTCGTGCGCCTCGACATCATGCTCAACGGCGAAACCGTTGACGCTCTGGCCGTCATCGTACACCGCGACCGTGCCTACACCTATGGGCGCGGGCTGGCACTCAAACTCAAGCGCAGCATTCCCCGCCAGCTTTTCCAGGTAGCCATTCAGGCGGCCATCGGGCAAAAAATTATTGCCCGTGAAACCGTTTCGGCCTTCCGCAAGGACGTGACCGCCAAGTGTTACGGCGGCGACATCACCCGCAAGCGAAAGCTGCTTGAAAAGCAGAAGGAAGGCAAAAAGCGCATGAAGCGCATGGGTAACGTGGAACTGCCGCAGGAAGCGTTTTTGGCCGCCCTCAAGGTGGGCGACGAATAATAGCGTTTTCTTACAGCAAAATAGCAAAAGGGGTGGCCGTCATGGTCACCCCTTCTTCATTTCATGAAAGATTTTTTCAGCCCGCCCAATTTGGTCCCAGGTTGCCCGTAGAAGCAATCTAACAACCCAGACGGGTCCTTGCCCGGAAAATCAAAATAAACCGTCCCAAAGACCATCAGCGATGCACAGGCGCAGCCACACCCCATGCACCAGGCGCATACCACCTGACAAAAAGGCGTAACGCTAAGGCAGGTGCAGTCTGCGCATCTGCTCGTCGCTTATCTCAAAACGCCTCATGCACATGTCGTAGTAAGCGCGCCAGGGGAAATAGCTGGTGTTGCCCCGCCATTCGTTGTTCATCTGCGTTGCATCAGAGCGGCACTGCCGGTCGGCGGCCAAAGCCTGCTGGTCATCAAACGAAAGCGGTGCCCGCTCCTGCGCGGCGCAACCGCCCAGCGCACACGCAAGGCACAGGCAAAGCAGCACACTGCCATAAATCGCGTGTCGTTGTCGCATAGCCTGCCTCCTTTTTGCGGCGTCCTGCTACATGTCTATGCGGCTGATAACCCCGTGCACTGCGTGCACCGGCATTTTGTAAAACTGCACAAACGACGGCGCCAGTTTTTTTATGACGGCGTAAATACGCCACAGGGGCGAACTGGTGAGGATGTCTTCCACACCATAGAAAATAACGCGTGGCTTGATGCCCGCCTCTACCATTATCTGGTCGATATCGACCACTTCCATGTAACCGGCAGAGACCTCAAACACGCGGATACCATCGGCAGGATCTTCCGCGAAGCGCCACACCACGCCCGTGGGTTCATAAGTGCGCGACATGCACAGCATGATGTTCTGCTCATAAATGATGCCATTGCTGAACATGGTTTTGACAATGTAGGGCGAAACCTTGTCGAGGCTACGCAAAAAGAAGATTGCCGTGCCGCGAATGGTGTGGCCATGGGCTTTCTCCTCTGCAAATTTTCTCAAAAACTGCTCCTTGCCCATGGGCCGCATGCGCTGGTAGGCCGCCTTTTGCCCCTGGGTATAGATAAGTATGACGGAAAGCGGAATGAGCGAAATAAGAATGGACCAATACCCGCCGTGGGGGAATTTATAAAAGTTGGCGAGCAGGTAGATGAAGTCCAGCGCACATATGAACGCCGCAATCACGGCATTCAGGTGCCGCCCCTGCAGGTGGAAAATCCATACCATGAACACGCCGGTTATGGTCATGGTTCCCGTAACCGCCAGACCATAGGCGGCGGCCAGCTTGTGTGATTCGCCAAAGCCGCAGATCACCAGCACCACAGCGATAAACAGGCCCCAGTTCACAGAATTTATGTATATCTGCGAGTGCAGTTCCTTGGAGGTATAATCCACCTTGAACAGGGGCATGATGTGGGTGGCCATGCTTTGATACATAATGGAAAACAGGCCGCTGATGAGCGCTTGCGAGGCGATGACCGTGGCCAGCAGGCTGAGCACAAGAAAGGGCACGTAAAGATAGTGCGCCTGGCTGTTGATCATTTCGAACAGCACGTTTTCCGCACCGGGATTGCGGATGAGAAACGATGTCTGGCCCATGTAGCTGGCAACCAGTGCCATGAAAACAATACCCCAGGCCGCGATAATGGGTTTGCGCCCCATGTGCCCCATGTCCG includes the following:
- a CDS encoding F0F1 ATP synthase subunit gamma, with the translated sequence MPSLKDVKMKIVGVGKTKQITKAMNMVASAKLRGAQARIERFRPYAAKYRDVLAELSSKVEGNAHPLLTEHEEKKHCAIVLVTSDRGLCGSFNGNIIATALRLAKEKAGAGMEISFACVGRKGRDAVRSAGHKIFTAYGDRMGSIDFPLASSVAQEVIHGYETFAFDEVWLIYGEFVSMASQPPRTLRLLPLQTPSAEEVATEAGTPSCEYVYEPQEEKLLAELLPRYVKVQVYRGMLDTSASEHAARTAAMDNATRNCNEMINMLTRLYNKTRQASITSDLIDIVGGAEALKG
- the atpD gene encoding F0F1 ATP synthase subunit beta; amino-acid sequence: MSKNIGKVVQVIGAVVDVEFSDGNLPSIFTALEITNPNNSDAPSLICEVAQHLGDNVVRTIAMDATEGLVRGMDAIDTGNPIMVPVGKAAVGRILNVIGRPVDELGPVNAEKHYPIHRPAPAFTDLNTKVELLETGIKVVDLLVPFPKGGKMGLFGGAGVGKTVILMEMINNIAKQHGGSSVFAGVGERTREGNDLYHELKDAGVLERATLVYGQMNEPPGARARVALTALACAEYFRDEEHQDVLLFIDNIFRFTQAGSEVSALLGRMPSAVGYQPTLGTDLGALQERITSTNNGSITSVQAVYVPADDLTDPAPATTFSHLDGTLVLSRQIAELGIYPAVDPLDSTSRILDPNVVGEDHYMVARRVQMVLQKYKELQDIIAILGMDELSDEDKLTVARARRIQRFLSQPFHVAETFTGTPGQYVKLEDTIKGFKGILDGEFDHMAEGDFYMLGGIEQAVAKYEQRKLQEEK
- a CDS encoding F0F1 ATP synthase subunit epsilon; its protein translation is MGTLQLEVVTPDKTVVSGEVEMAVCPGIEGEFGVLPKHVSLLSALKIGGLRYRTGGKDEHVFISGGFADVNNDVLTVLAESAELADSIDTARAMAAKERAEKRIAGHDEKVDMTRAEAALQRAIVRLQLAQLR
- the lepA gene encoding translation elongation factor 4, with amino-acid sequence MPKQENIRNFCIIAHIDHGKSTLADRILELTQVVSKREARQQYLDKMELERERGITIKAQTVRIPYKAQNGQEYELNLIDTPGHVDFNYEVSRSLAACEGALLVVDATQGVEAQTLANVYLALDHDHEIVPVLNKIDLPSAEVDRVKAEIEESIGLDCSEAMPVSAKTGMGVDAVLEAIVHRLPAPKGDVNAPLKALIFDSWYDSYQGVVILFRIMDGTIKRNDMVRLMSTGKEYEVLRLGVFSPEATDVNTLHAGEVGFMCGSIKELGDARVGDTITLADNPASEAVPGFTEVKPMVFCGLYPTESDEYENLKTALEKLQLNDAAFSFEPETSQALGFGFRCGFLGLLHMEIIQERLEREFEVSLIATAPSVVYKVDTNDGKTLQIDNPSHLPDPTKIRALYEPYVNMDIHVPNDYVGNVMKLCEEKRGMQKNLHYLATNRVVVTYELPFAEIVYDFFDRLKSATRGYASMDYHPLDYRESDLVRLDIMLNGETVDALAVIVHRDRAYTYGRGLALKLKRSIPRQLFQVAIQAAIGQKIIARETVSAFRKDVTAKCYGGDITRKRKLLEKQKEGKKRMKRMGNVELPQEAFLAALKVGDE
- a CDS encoding KUP/HAK/KT family potassium transporter; the protein is MDSQQVTFSTIIKSLGLVFGDIGTSPIYTLAVIFLLTERTEAHFIGILSLIIWTLLLLVTVGYAWLAMSLSKGGEGGTIVLLSILRPLLKSTKKIGLASVLAFVGVSLLIGDGVITPAISILSAVEGLTLVPGLEQTPKTVIVGLALAITLVLFAVQRRGSGAVSVVFGPIMAIWFCVLAFSGCVSIAQTPQVLKALNPWYAIDFMIHNGLVSFFVLSEVILCATGGEALYADMGHMGRKPIIAAWGIVFMALVASYMGQTSFLIRNPGAENVLFEMINSQAHYLYVPFLVLSLLATVIASQALISGLFSIMYQSMATHIMPLFKVDYTSKELHSQIYINSVNWGLFIAVVLVICGFGESHKLAAAYGLAVTGTMTITGVFMVWIFHLQGRHLNAVIAAFICALDFIYLLANFYKFPHGGYWSILISLIPLSVILIYTQGQKAAYQRMRPMGKEQFLRKFAEEKAHGHTIRGTAIFFLRSLDKVSPYIVKTMFSNGIIYEQNIMLCMSRTYEPTGVVWRFAEDPADGIRVFEVSAGYMEVVDIDQIMVEAGIKPRVIFYGVEDILTSSPLWRIYAVIKKLAPSFVQFYKMPVHAVHGVISRIDM